The genomic region AGAGAGGAAGGAGGCCCGAAGATGTTCAAGCAGGCAATCGTCGTCATCACGGTGCTGGCGGGCGCGCCTACGTGGCGGCCTACGTGGAGTACGTGCACTACGTCGAGAACATTCACCTGGTGGCCAGTGCGGCTCACGCGCAACACGCAGATGCCGAAACGGCTGCGACCCACGCGGCGAAGCGGAAGTAGGCCCCCCCGGGGGGGGAATCCCAGGTGACAGCAGTGCTGCGAGGTCAACCATGAAGAAGAAGTTGTTGCTTGTCGTCCTCATCCTCACCGCAGGCGGGACCGGGACGTGGTTCTACGCTCGTGGCGGCCCGCCGCCAGTCGACATGCGTATCCGGGTGTCGGGCAACCTGGAGGTGACTGACGCCGAAGTCAGTTTCAAGGTAGCTGGCCGCGTGGCCGCTCGCCTGGTGTCGGAGGGCGAGATGGTCCGGGCGGGCGCCACCGTGGCGACCCTCGACGACACCGAATTCGCGCAGGAAGTCGGCCTGCGCGAGGCAGACGTCCGCGCCGCAGAGGCGGACCTGCGGGACCTCGTAGCCGGCTCCCGGCCAGAGGAGATTGCCCAGGGCGAGGCGGCGCTCGCGCTGGCGACGGCCGAGGCCGAGCGCTGGCGCCTCGAGGCGGCGCGCCAGCAGGACCTGTTCAGCAAGGACGTGGTCTCGGCGCGCGATCACGAAACGGCGGCCACGGCGCACACCGTCGCCCAGGCGCGCGTGCGCGAGGCCCAGCAGCAACTCGCGCTGCTCCGGCAAGGACCCAGGATCGAGAAGATCCTCCAGGCGAGAGCCCGGCTCGCCAAGGCCACGCAGGCCCTCGGCGTCGCGCGCACGCGACTGG from Acidobacteriota bacterium harbors:
- a CDS encoding efflux RND transporter periplasmic adaptor subunit; protein product: MKKKLLLVVLILTAGGTGTWFYARGGPPPVDMRIRVSGNLEVTDAEVSFKVAGRVAARLVSEGEMVRAGATVATLDDTEFAQEVGLREADVRAAEADLRDLVAGSRPEEIAQGEAALALATAEAERWRLEAARQQDLFSKDVVSARDHETAATAHTVAQARVREAQQQLALLRQGPRIEKILQARARLAKATQALGVARTRLGYATLQSPLSGFVLAEHVEPGEFVNPGTPVVTIGDLERVWLRAYINETDLGRVALGQRVRLTTDGDPNTAYWGQISFISPEAEFTPKNVQTQQERVKLVYRIKVLVPNPTLTLKPGMPADAEIVTDRPAAGKTGPGKGGA